The following coding sequences are from one Eucalyptus grandis isolate ANBG69807.140 chromosome 11, ASM1654582v1, whole genome shotgun sequence window:
- the LOC104427744 gene encoding protein CANDIDATE G-PROTEIN COUPLED RECEPTOR 7 produces MAKLHYALLLLISLISHSNADIKTLSLTSDPRPIILLHTFAFTDLGRVTISASDVSISPLLRRTDSSRLGFVLLPEEALLQFFHEIRENPKFCILDSHRSVNLFTFRNVSRPLRSHFKRTYPVTYPSGYYFLFFANCHPDVRVSMNVHTELYNLDLDGSKNYLPLGQSTLIPLFVAFSLAYFFVLALWVYYCRCNKESTNRVHRLLNGLIMAKTLSLIYAGLDKYSVKLTGSPHGWEISFEVFRFLSSLIIAALIIIGFSFFKQFLPEKSAKVWIIPIALQVLSNLAFPFAVMMGDTGPWVVLGLALLDMICTCTIVVTVGRSIWLLKEAAKTDEKVAMKLAKIKKFALVYALAIGYFYVAPMVALVLNCFIATRYKWVSNAVQEGANLTIYVVTLRMFRPVNDYTILDAQDEMEETMAVAYEESEV; encoded by the coding sequence ATGGCGAAGTTGCATTACGCTCTGCTCCTACTCATTTCTCTCATTTCCCACTCCAATGCCGACATCAAAACCCTAAGCCTAACTTCCGATCCTCGTCCGATCATCCTTCTCCATACATTCGCCTTCACAGACTTGGGCCGGGTTACAATCTCCGCTTCTGATGTCTCCATCAGTCCATTACTCCGTCGAACGGATTCTTCTCGTTTGGGCTTTGTCCTTCTCCCGGAGGAAGCTCTCTTGCAATTCTTCCACGAAATCCGAGAAAACCCTAAGTTCTGCATCCTCGATTCCCACCGCAGCGTCAATCTCTTCACCTTCCGCAACGTGTCTCGTCCGCTACGCAGCCATTTTAAAAGAACCTATCCCGTTACTTATCCCAGCGGATACTACTTCCTGTTCTTTGCCAACTGCCATCCGGATGTCCGTGTATCCATGAATGTCCACACTGAATTGTACAATCTCGATTTGGACGGCTCCAAGAATTACCTCCCGCTTGGACAATCGACGCTAATTCCACTCTTCGTCGCGTTCTCTCTTGCTTACTTCTTTGTCTTAGCTCTCTGGGTCTATTACTGCCGTTGCAACAAGGAATCCACGAATCGGGTCCATCGCTTGCTCAACGGACTAATTATGGCGAAAACACTGAGTCTCATCTATGCCGGGCTGGATAAGTACTCCGTTAAACTTACTGGGTCACCTCACGGTTGGGAAATCTCGTTCGAAGTTTTTCGATTCCTGTCATCACTTATCATCGCGGCATTGATCATAATTGGATTCTCGTTCTTCAAGCAGTTCTTGCCAGAGAAGTCGGCTAAGGTATGGATCATCCCCATCGCGCTCCAGGTTCTCTCCAATCTAGCTTTCCCTTTTGCAGTCATGATGGGAGACACTGGGCCCTGGGTGGTGTTGGGGCTGGCTTTGCTGGACATGATCTGCACGTGCACCATCGTTGTTACCGTGGGGAGGTCTATTTGGTTGCTGAAGGAGGCTGCAAAGACTGACGAGAAGGTGGCGATGAAATTGGCGAAGATTAAAAAGTTTGCCTTGGTCTATGCCTTGGCAATCGGTTATTTTTATGTCGCACCGATGGTAGCTCTGGTATTGAACTGCTTCATTGCAACTAGGTACAAGTGGGTGAGCAACGCGGTGCAGGAGGGTGCGAATCTAACGATTTATGTGGTCACGCTTCGCATGTTTAGGCCTGTCAATGATTACACCATTCTTGACGCACAAGATGAGATGGAAGAAACAATGGCTGTAGCATATGAAGAGTCCGAGGTTTGA
- the LOC120289856 gene encoding protein CANDIDATE G-PROTEIN COUPLED RECEPTOR 7-like, producing the protein MAKLHYALLLLISLISHSNADIKTLSLTSDPRPIILLHKFAFTYLGRVTISASDVSVISLLRRTNSSRLGFVLLSEEAHFQVLLKFQQNPIFCILDSPYAVDLFNFLDLSPPPHSYFNKTYAVTYPSGYYSLYFANCNPEVRVSMNIHAEFYNLDLDGSKNYLSHGQSTLIPLFFAFSLAYFFVLVLWVYYCRCNKESTNRVHRLLNGLIMAKTLSLIYAGLDKYSVKLTGSPHGWEISFEVLRVLSSLIIAALIIIGFSFFKQFLPEKSAKVWIIPIALQVLSNLAFPFAVMMGDTGPWVVLGLAFLDMICTCTIVVTVGRSIWLLKEAAKTDEKVAMRLAKIKKFALVYALAIGYFYVVPMVALVLRSFIAPRYEWVSNAVQEGANLTIYVVTLRMFRPVNDYTILDAQDEKEETMAVAYEESEV; encoded by the coding sequence ATGGCGAAGTTGCATTACGCTCTACTCCTCCTCATCTCTCTCATTTCCCACTCCAATGCCGACATCAAGACCCTAAGCCTAACTTCCGATCCTCGTCCGATCATCCTTCTCCATAAATTCGCCTTCACATACCTGGGCCGGGTTACAATCTCCGCTTCTGATGTCTCCGTCATTTCATTACTCCGTCGAACGAATTCTTCTCGTTTGGGCTTTGTCCTTCTCTCGGAGGAAGCTCACTTCCAAGTCCTCCTCAAATTCCAACAAAACCCTATCTTCTGCATCCTCGATTCCCCCTACGCCGTCGATCTCTTCAACTTCCTCGACCTGTCTCCTCCACCACACAGCTATTTTAATAAAACCTATGCCGTTACTTATCCCAGTGGATACTACTCCCTGTACTTTGCCAACTGCAATCCGGAGGTCCGCGTATCCATGAATATCCACGCTGAATTTTACAATCTCGATTTGGACGGCTCCAAGAATTACCTCTCACATGGACAATCCACACTAATTCCACTCTTCTTCGCGTTCTCTCTTGCTTACTTCTTCGTCTTAGTTCTCTGGGTCTATTACTGCCGTTGCAACAAGGAATCCACGAATCGGGTCCATCGCTTGCTCAACGGACTAATTATGGCGAAAACACTGAGTCTCATCTATGCCGGGCTGGATAAGTACTCCGTTAAACTTACTGGGTCACCTCACGGTTGGGAAATCTCGTTCGAAGTTTTGCGAGTCTTGTCGTCACTAATCATCGCGGCATTGATCATAATTGGATTCTCGTTCTTCAAGCAGTTCTTGCCAGAGAAGTCGGCTAAGGTATGGATCATCCCAATCGCGCTCCAGGTTCTCTCCAATCTAGCTTTCCCTTTTGCAGTCATGATGGGAGACACTGGGCCCTGGGTGGTGTTGGGGCTGGCTTTTCTGGACATGATCTGCACGTGCACCATCGTTGTTACCGTGGGGAGGTCTATTTGGTTGCTGAAGGAGGCTGCAAAGACTGACGAGAAGGTGGCGATGAGATTGGCGAAGATTAAAAAGTTTGCCTTGGTCTATGCCTTGGCAATCGGTTATTTTTATGTCGTGCCGATGGTAGCACTGGTATTGAGGAGCTTCATTGCACCTAGGTACGAGTGGGTGAGCAACGCGGTGCAGGAGGGTGCGAATCTAACGATTTATGTGGTCACGCTTCGCATGTTTAGGCCTGTCAATGATTACACCATTCTTGACGCACAggatgagaaggaagaaacaATGGCTGTAGCATATGAAGAGTCCGAGGTTTGA